The Athene noctua chromosome 31, bAthNoc1.hap1.1, whole genome shotgun sequence sequence attttttttttttccttcccccccaccctgaCCTTTGCATCCTTCCCATTCAAAATGAGAGATGGCGGAGTGTGTTCTGGAGCTTCTTTACTCCGATCCTGCTCATGCTCCATCCTCGCCACCATCAAtaattcccattttttttaaGGCCGCCCCGTTATTAAAGCTTGAGAAAGGCGAGAGGACGAGCCGACCAGCGGAGGGGagcgctggggagggggtggcagTGCCTGGTTTTTGACACGTTGCTGCCTTCCTCCCGCAGAGGCCTCGTTATCGCCATGGTGGCCAGCCTCATCTTCATCGTCCTGCTCCGCTTCCTGGCCGGGATCATGGTCTGGGTGATGATCGTGATGGTGATTCTGGTGCTGGGCTACGGTGAGCGAGTGGTCAGGAGCTTCTCCTCGGCTTTCcccatttttctttccctgttttaaGTGGGATTTGCATGAAGAAAATCTATATGCAACGTCCTTCCAGGTGTCTTCTACCCAAATGTCAGCATCGGTGGGGTTGAGCAGAGCCTGCTGGCGTCTCAGTCTCCATTTTTCAGCGCAAATGTGACAGTTTTCCGCTTTTCACCTCAGGAATCTTCCACTGCTACCTGGAATACGCAAAACTAAAAGGAGAAGTGGGTTCTGATGTCTCCCTGAAGGACCTGGGATTCCAGACTGACCTACGTGTCTACCTCCACCTGCGGCAGACGTGGCTGGCGTTCAGTAAGTCTCCGTCCTCCTCTGGATGCAGGATGGGACCCGGTGGATGcaccccagccccgctccctTGGAGGGAAAAACACGGATCTTTGGGGTCTTCTCAGTCTCTTCGTGGCCCTCAGAGCTCGGAGGCTCCTGTTGGGGGTTTCTGGGGATCCCGGTGTAGGTTTGTGACCGCTGGGGATGGTGGGGAGAGGGTTTGGCTCGTTGCCACGTGGTGGCTGTGGTTGGTGATGCTGAGTCTCCTcctcctttgctttgcttgttgCCACCTTGCCACGGGCCTGGGCTTATGGCCGGGATGACCAGCCACGGGACGGGTGCTAGGTGCTGCTCTCCCACGGACCCCGAGGAGCATTTGGTGCCCGGAGGGATTTGCCCGGGAAGGCAAAAGTAGTCACCGGGCACCATCCGTGGCCTCGCGCTTACCTGGGGACTCCCCTTCTGATCGCAGTGATCATCCTGTGCATCGTGGAGGTGGTGATCATCCTGCTCCTCATCTTCCTCCGCAAGAGGATCCTCATCGCCATCGCGCTCATCAAGGAGGCCAGCAGGTCCGGGTGGCCCCAGGCAGGGGTGGTCGTTGTCGCCCATCGTGGTGGGAGGACACGGGGCCGGTCGGGCTCCGGCCGCTCGGGTCCTCTGGTCACTGCCAGGATTTTAACCGGTTTCCAACCCTCTTGGCAGGGCTATTGGCCACATCATGATGTCACTGCTCTTCCCCTTGTGCAccttcttcctgctctgcctctgcatCGCCTACTGGGCCAGCACTGCCGTGTATCCtttgctcttccccttcctcttcctctttcctgcGCCTCTGCGGCCCGTGAAGGAAGCTGCTCAGAAATCAGAGGTTTTCCAGGGCACTGAATGCCTCACAGGATTAGGGACACATCCGCTGGCAAAACTGCCAGCTTGAGCCTCTTAACTTAACCGTAATGTTGAAAAATGAAATCCAGGAGGCTGGTGAGGGCCAAACCATGTTAGGAGTCGGGTTTGGGGGTTGCAGAACGGCATCTCCTTAACGCTGCGCCGCAGTTTCCTCTCCACCTCCAACGAGGCGATCTACAAGGTGTTTAACGAGACCGCGTGCCAGTTTTCTGGGCAGACCTGCAAACCGGAGGTGAGGATGTTGGGAAACTTGTACAAAAGCTGTGCTTAATCTGTCAGAGATAAGATTGTTTGTGACATGAAAAACATTCTGGTGGCTATTGGAGCCTGCAAACTCTTCCCCATGAAATTCCGCCTCTCCTGAACTTGTTTACGTCacgttgttatttttttcttcaagccgTTGCGCGCGCAAAGCTGCCTGAGCAAATGCTGCCAAAAAATTAAGCAGGAAAACGTCTTCGGAAAGTTGAGATTGCTTTGGGTTGACCAAAAGACGCTGTCGGTCCACCCCGTGGCTGCCGTGTGAGCATCTGCTGTCCTCTCCAGACCTTCAACACGAGCAACGTCACCAAGCTGTGCCCCGACGCCCAGTGCCTCTTCGCGTTCTACGGGGGCGAAACGGCGTACCACAAGTACCTCATCGTCCTCCAGTTCTTCAACGTCTTCATGTTCTTCTGGCTCGCCAACTTCGTGATCGCGCTGGGCCAGGTGACGCTGGCGGGGGCCTTCGCTTCGTACTACTGGGCCTTCAAGAAACCGGACGACATGCCCGCCTTCCCCCTCTTCTCCGCCTTCGGCCGCGCGCTCCGGTACGGCCCTCTCGAGGGGGACTCGTGAGCTTCTTGAGGTTGTCCCTTTCTAAGCAGAGTGATTTTTCCCAGGTACCACACTGGCTCGCTCGCCTTCGGCTCCCTGATCCTGGCCATCGTCCAAGTCATCAGGGTCACTCTGGAGTACCTGGACCACAGGTTAAAAGGTAACGAGGCTGGAATGGTAAATGAGTAGACGAGCGGGGTTGGCTTCTTCTGTGTTCCTTCGTGCCAGCGCTCCTGGATAACGCCCAGGGGAATAATCTCAGCGTTTCGGTAGAGAATTGAGATTTTCCTTTTAGAATCCTGTAGTTGTTTGTTACTCCAGGAGAGGTTTCACAGGGTGGGGGCCCAGGTATGCCCCGCAGCTGCCAGGCTCAGTCACCCAGTGCTGGGTGCCTGTGCGGGCGCCAGGGCCGGCTGCTTCTGCCCGTAGGACTCTATCGATCGTGAGATGTAAACAGCGAGTCGAGGCGTGGGAGGAGTGTGTGAGGCTCATCCCGCCGTTGGCAGCCGTATTGGCCTCCCAGGAGGCTGAAAACAGCCCGTGGTGGGGGAGGCTGTGACGGGGCAGCGGGATGTCTCATTGGGGACCTTGAACTTGCTTCTCTATGAGCAGGCGTGTCTCTCTTTGGCTGCTCACCCTCTCCCCTggccttcctccagctgcagatAATAAGTTTGCCAAGTTCCTCCTGAGCTGCCTGAAGTGCTGCTTCTGGTGCCTGGAAAAATTCATCAAATTCCTCAACAGAAACGCGTACATCATGGTGAGCATCTCCCAGTGCTAATGCCCGACCGTGGAGGCAGGGGGGGGCTCAGTGCTCTTGGAGATTTCTTTGGGTGGTTGGTGAGAACCGTGTCTCCCCGCGTCGGGGGAAAACGAAGCTTTTCAGCGTTTCCCAGCCGTTTTGCTGGAAGGCCTTGACCTCAGCCGTGTCAGGAGGGACCTTCTCAGACACACCGCAGGGGGGGAGTTTCAGCTCCTGGTGTCTGCCTGACCCATCAGTGGCTGAAGAAGTGCTCCGCGGGTGGAATTATCTGAGTTCTACTCAATGATGGGATTAACTGCACTGTCCTCTTAGCGGTGAATTCAGCTCCGTTTTTCTCTCCtctacccctttttttttttccggaacCCCCTCTAGATCGCCATCTACGGCACCAACTTCTGCACCTCGGCCAGGAACGCGTTCTTCCTGCTGATGAGGAACATCATCAGGTGAGGCACCGGCGGGCGCGCGGGCTCTGCTCTCCACAGCACACTTGGTTATTTCCAAGTCCTCATTTTCAGGCTTTCACGGGGGTTTATGCCATGTTTGCACCACGTGGGCCGCCTCCTCCCGTGCTTCCTTACGAGTTCAGCGTGAGGAGCAGATGCAGGTGGTTATGTCTCTCTCTCATCTCCAGGGTGGCTGTTTTAGATAAAGTCACGGATTTCCTGTTCTTCCTCGGTAAACTCCTCATCGTCGGGAGTGTCGGTAAGTGTCGAGGACTGGGTTTCTCCTTGGGGCGTATGGCTGCTCTAAGCTCTTGCATCTGGTTACTCCTTCCCAAAACCTCTGCTCTCTTCCCCCTGCCCGTGAAACCGTTCCTTGCTATCCCATTTTGCATCTCCTCTCCCCGCACCGATTTGCTGCCTTTCTTCTGTGGGCCACAACAAtgccctgcatggctacaggctcggggaggggtggctggagctgtctgggagagaaggatctgggtgttctcactgacaagcagctgaccatgagctggcagtgtgcccgggtggccaagaaagccaacggcaccctggcttgtatcagcagtagtgtggccagcaggagcagggaggtgacagtccccctgtgctcggcactggtgaggccacagctggaggGTTGGGTCCAGGTTTGGGctcctcaatcccagagagatctcgaggggctggagcgagggcagaggagggcagcgaggctggggaggggctggagaatcaatcctgtgaggagccagggaaggagctgggagtgttcggtgtgaggaggaggaggctgaggggagccctcatccctctctgcagctcctgacaggacattgcagagaggctggggctgggctctgctcccaggggatcagggacaggacaagagggaacggctggaaactgccccaggggagggtcaggctgggcaggaggagaaaatgtttcccagcaagagtggtcagagagtggaacaggctgcccagggaggggggagtccccatccctggggggtttaagggccgttgggatgagctgtgggggatgtggggtgggggagaactttgtagagtcgggctgagggttggactcgatgatcccgaggggcttttccatcctgaatgattctggggttctgtgattcCACCCGACATCCTACAGTGATCTCCATCATCTGCTTTTCCAGGAATCCttgccttctttttcttcaccCAGCGGATCAAGCTGGTCCAAGACACTGCACCACCCCTGAACTACTACTGGGTCCCTATTCTGGTGAGCCGCTCTCACGTCTTTTGGTGAATTTAGAAGCAGGGGAAAGAGATTCTTTCTTAAAAACCACCCCTCTGCTCGCTGCTTCTGAAGGACCTTCTTTGTTGAAGGTGTTTTCTCCGTCCCCATCGAAATAAGCCCTTTATTTCAGCCAGTCGGGAAGAGGCGTCTCGCCCTTCCCGTGCTGCCCACATTGGCCTCTGTCCACCATCATTGCTGAGGCCTTTTGTCCTGGTCTGAACAGTCCTGCCCTGTttgcttctcctcctctttccctgggGCATTCGGGATTCCGGAGGTTTCCTTCTCCTGGCCGAGGGATGGGGGCTTGGCGCTCTCGGCGAGATGCCGGGTGGCGGCATGACCTCACGGTTTCTCTTTCAGACGGTGATCGTGGGCTCCTACCTCATCGCCCACGGGTTCTTCAGCGTCTACGGCATGTGCGTGGACactcttttcctctgcttctgtaAGTATCTGCCTCGGACGGTCCGTCTCCTGCTGGGCAGGAGCTTGTGGTAGCAAAGTCTCCCTCCCTTTGAGGCTGAGCCCCAGAGTTGTCTAGATTTGGACAACTCCAAATTCCCGCAGCCTTTCTGTGTAGTTTTCTCCCACTTTTTCCTTTACCAGCTCCCACCTGCGTTCTCACCTGCTTTTCCCTGCCTGCCACCAGCAGAACCCCACAGCCTGTCCGTGGGCCTCCTGTGGTCTCTCCTGGTCTCTCTGGTTTTGGTGCTTTGGTCTTGGTGGAGCCTAACTGCAACTAACTgcaattttcccttttttttttttttttttctctttttttttcttgttttgttcccCTCTCGTGTCTCTCTTCCCATGTTCTCCATCCTTCACCTCTGCCCTGCCTCTTCCCGGCTCTTCTGCTACTTTCCACTCTTCCCCATCACGGCCGCTTCTTCCCGGGGTTGTGAAAAGGTGAAGATCTGGAGAGGAACGATGGATCCCCCGAGAGGCCTTACTACATGTCCCCTGAGCTGAGTGAGATCCTGCTGAAGGGGAACCTAGAGCCTTCCAAAAGCACCGATAGCCAAGGCTAGGGCTGGCCCCGGGAGGAAGGCTGCGTGCCCGCCCAGGGGGGCCACAGGGCGCTCTCGGCCCCCCAACCCAAGCAGCGTTCTCCTAAGCCCACGGCTGGCAGCCAAATCTTCCCCCTGGATGGTCCTCCAAAGCCTCGAGGGTAGAGGGGGTGCCCATTCCTCAGTGCCCGACGCTGTATCCAATCTACTTTCCCGCCCAATAATGAATATCCTTGTATCAAGAGAAAGAACCCAGCGTGTCACCTAGAATTAATCTGGGGTCCCACGTGTCCCGGCAGCACCCGGAGCCGAGGGGCTGGGAACTGCCTGGACGCGCGCGGGTGCCGCGAGGTCCTTGTGTTGTCGCGTCGAAGCAGGGCTCTTTGTTCCCAGCCGCCagctgcgaggaggaggaggaggaggaagaggaggacggGAGAGCCGCTGCTCTGCTGgcgggaggcagctgctgcagcaggacgGTGGTTTGTGGGACGGGCTGAGTGGGTTCGACAGCCTGAAAACTGgtctctcccctcttctctctttgTTCTGCCCCCAGCAAAGAGCAGCTTTCCTCGCCCACTCTCTATGCAAAACCAGGTTGGCGCCCTTAAACAGGTTTCTTGGTGAGATTGCAGATCTTTTGCTTTTAAGTCTGTTGCATCAGCAGGGCCTTTGTCACCAAACAGAGCTCGCCCTTTTCGTAGCCAAAAACTCCCGTTTCCTCGCGCCGTCGGTTTAGGGAAGCCGCAAAGGGCTGTCGCCGGTTGGAAGCCGTTAAAACTCCGAGGGGTTTTACTCGCAGAATCCCGCGTTTAAAATGGTTTCTCTTGCTGGTTGCACAGAGGTTTAACAGCTGCAGGGAGGTGGCGGCTCCTCCTGGGAGCtgcctgttgggttctgcttctCCCCGCTCCTCGAGGTGGTTGAGTTGATGGTTTGGCTTCAGCCTGGTCCGGGCTCCTACGGGGTGGAGGAGCTGGAGGGCTGTAAGGATTTCCACGCTGACGCAGAGCGTAGGTGGAGACGCTTGCTGAGGGCCGGCAGACCTGCGGGCTGGGCTGGCTGCGGGGAGGAGGACGGAGCCTGGGTGGAAGGTGAATCCCTGAGCTGGCTCTGGTGACTCGGAATTGTCGCGGGTTCGTCAAGGGAAGGCGGTGGCCGGAGGAGCGGCGTGAGTGTCCCCGAAGGGCCGGAAGGCTCCGGGGAAATAGCACGAGGTGCGGGCAGGCGTCACACCGGGGACGTATCGCGGCATCTCTGCGGCCGGAGAAATCAGACCCAAAAATGCTGAGTTTGactgggaggcagctgctgaGGGTTACAGCCCTGAAAGAAATGGCAGCCAAGAGCAGGCTGGCTCCTCGCCTTATTTTCTCCTCTTGATAGTCCAGAAatgatcaaaa is a genomic window containing:
- the SLC44A2 gene encoding choline transporter-like protein 2 isoform X3; amino-acid sequence: MEDRAAGRRDPDGAYGTPQKYDPTFKGPIYDRGCTDIICCVLLVLAIVGYVVVGVVAWTHGDPRKVIYPTDSRGQFCGQQGTPNEKKPFLFYFDIVKCASPLVLLEFQCPTTQICVSKCPDRYLTYLGAYSSRTPSELEYYRQFCVPEFKNPQKAPIEVLKDKECPAMIIPSTPLARRCFPAIRAKKGVIMVGNETTYDDGRGRRRNVTELLEGAKKANVVLETRQLAMKIFEDYTVSWYWIIIGLVIAMVASLIFIVLLRFLAGIMVWVMIVMVILVLGYGIFHCYLEYAKLKGEVGSDVSLKDLGFQTDLRVYLHLRQTWLAFMIILCIVEVVIILLLIFLRKRILIAIALIKEASRAIGHIMMSLLFPLCTFFLLCLCIAYWASTAVFLSTSNEAIYKVFNETACQFSGQTCKPETFNTSNVTKLCPDAQCLFAFYGGETAYHKYLIVLQFFNVFMFFWLANFVIALGQVTLAGAFASYYWAFKKPDDMPAFPLFSAFGRALRYHTGSLAFGSLILAIVQVIRVTLEYLDHRLKAADNKFAKFLLSCLKCCFWCLEKFIKFLNRNAYIMIAIYGTNFCTSARNAFFLLMRNIIRVAVLDKVTDFLFFLGKLLIVGSVGILAFFFFTQRIKLVQDTAPPLNYYWVPILTVIVGSYLIAHGFFSVYGMCVDTLFLCFLEDLERNDGSAEKPYFMSPDLKKLLKKTNKGQPDA
- the SLC44A2 gene encoding choline transporter-like protein 2 isoform X2; the protein is MRGQGESYYGKHGTPQKYDPTFKGPIYDRGCTDIICCVLLVLAIVGYVVVGVVAWTHGDPRKVIYPTDSRGQFCGQQGTPNEKKPFLFYFDIVKCASPLVLLEFQCPTTQICVSKCPDRYLTYLGAYSSRTPSELEYYRQFCVPEFKNPQKAPIEVLKDKECPAMIIPSTPLARRCFPAIRAKKGVIMVGNETTYDDGRGRRRNVTELLEGAKKANVVLETRQLAMKIFEDYTVSWYWIIIGLVIAMVASLIFIVLLRFLAGIMVWVMIVMVILVLGYGIFHCYLEYAKLKGEVGSDVSLKDLGFQTDLRVYLHLRQTWLAFMIILCIVEVVIILLLIFLRKRILIAIALIKEASRAIGHIMMSLLFPLCTFFLLCLCIAYWASTAVFLSTSNEAIYKVFNETACQFSGQTCKPETFNTSNVTKLCPDAQCLFAFYGGETAYHKYLIVLQFFNVFMFFWLANFVIALGQVTLAGAFASYYWAFKKPDDMPAFPLFSAFGRALRYHTGSLAFGSLILAIVQVIRVTLEYLDHRLKAADNKFAKFLLSCLKCCFWCLEKFIKFLNRNAYIMIAIYGTNFCTSARNAFFLLMRNIIRVAVLDKVTDFLFFLGKLLIVGSVGILAFFFFTQRIKLVQDTAPPLNYYWVPILTVIVGSYLIAHGFFSVYGMCVDTLFLCFCEDLERNDGSPERPYYMSPELSEILLKGNLEPSKSTDSQG
- the SLC44A2 gene encoding choline transporter-like protein 2 isoform X1, with protein sequence MEDRAAGRRDPDGAYGTPQKYDPTFKGPIYDRGCTDIICCVLLVLAIVGYVVVGVVAWTHGDPRKVIYPTDSRGQFCGQQGTPNEKKPFLFYFDIVKCASPLVLLEFQCPTTQICVSKCPDRYLTYLGAYSSRTPSELEYYRQFCVPEFKNPQKAPIEVLKDKECPAMIIPSTPLARRCFPAIRAKKGVIMVGNETTYDDGRGRRRNVTELLEGAKKANVVLETRQLAMKIFEDYTVSWYWIIIGLVIAMVASLIFIVLLRFLAGIMVWVMIVMVILVLGYGIFHCYLEYAKLKGEVGSDVSLKDLGFQTDLRVYLHLRQTWLAFMIILCIVEVVIILLLIFLRKRILIAIALIKEASRAIGHIMMSLLFPLCTFFLLCLCIAYWASTAVFLSTSNEAIYKVFNETACQFSGQTCKPETFNTSNVTKLCPDAQCLFAFYGGETAYHKYLIVLQFFNVFMFFWLANFVIALGQVTLAGAFASYYWAFKKPDDMPAFPLFSAFGRALRYHTGSLAFGSLILAIVQVIRVTLEYLDHRLKAADNKFAKFLLSCLKCCFWCLEKFIKFLNRNAYIMIAIYGTNFCTSARNAFFLLMRNIIRVAVLDKVTDFLFFLGKLLIVGSVGILAFFFFTQRIKLVQDTAPPLNYYWVPILTVIVGSYLIAHGFFSVYGMCVDTLFLCFCEDLERNDGSPERPYYMSPELSEILLKGNLEPSKSTDSQG
- the SLC44A2 gene encoding choline transporter-like protein 2 isoform X4, with product MRGQGESYYGKHGTPQKYDPTFKGPIYDRGCTDIICCVLLVLAIVGYVVVGVVAWTHGDPRKVIYPTDSRGQFCGQQGTPNEKKPFLFYFDIVKCASPLVLLEFQCPTTQICVSKCPDRYLTYLGAYSSRTPSELEYYRQFCVPEFKNPQKAPIEVLKDKECPAMIIPSTPLARRCFPAIRAKKGVIMVGNETTYDDGRGRRRNVTELLEGAKKANVVLETRQLAMKIFEDYTVSWYWIIIGLVIAMVASLIFIVLLRFLAGIMVWVMIVMVILVLGYGIFHCYLEYAKLKGEVGSDVSLKDLGFQTDLRVYLHLRQTWLAFMIILCIVEVVIILLLIFLRKRILIAIALIKEASRAIGHIMMSLLFPLCTFFLLCLCIAYWASTAVFLSTSNEAIYKVFNETACQFSGQTCKPETFNTSNVTKLCPDAQCLFAFYGGETAYHKYLIVLQFFNVFMFFWLANFVIALGQVTLAGAFASYYWAFKKPDDMPAFPLFSAFGRALRYHTGSLAFGSLILAIVQVIRVTLEYLDHRLKAADNKFAKFLLSCLKCCFWCLEKFIKFLNRNAYIMIAIYGTNFCTSARNAFFLLMRNIIRVAVLDKVTDFLFFLGKLLIVGSVGILAFFFFTQRIKLVQDTAPPLNYYWVPILTVIVGSYLIAHGFFSVYGMCVDTLFLCFLEDLERNDGSAEKPYFMSPDLKKLLKKTNKGQPDA